From a region of the Leptospira kmetyi serovar Malaysia str. Bejo-Iso9 genome:
- the gltX gene encoding glutamate--tRNA ligase, which produces MNQSKEVRTRFAPSPSGFLHVGGARTALFNYLYAKSQGGKFILRIEDTDQNRSTEDSFKIILESLKWLGVHWDEGPEVGGEFGPYIQSQRLGIYKEYTEKLLKEKKAYRCFCTQEELEAKKKQAEAMGVPYVYDGLHANMSDEEVEEKLKQGIPYSVRFKTPSKTLIINDIIQGKVKFETKLIGDFIIVKSDGFPSYNYAVVVDDALMKISHVIRGVGHLSNTPRQILLYEALGYEVPEFAHASEIVGMDGKKLSKRAGATSILAFRDLGYLPETFRNYMALLGWTSSDGREFLPGDELERIFDVHRCSKSPSTFDVFKKPKTEDEVVTNFSDLAQIAEAMNPKSKLNWLSNRTIRDLNISKVLENLLPFLKDRNDIPADVKNVSNPVLTSIVESVRVYLDNLTQAPDYIAEFFVTDLKIQSPEAAGFMKDGDGPKVVREFYGMLKNSDPKTDEDYKNLMSKVGETTGQKGKTLYMPIRATTTGKSAGLELPILFPLLGKEKLLQRIEKTAGEAGISLSS; this is translated from the coding sequence ATGAATCAAAGCAAAGAAGTTCGCACCCGATTTGCTCCGTCTCCGAGCGGATTTTTACACGTAGGCGGAGCGAGAACCGCACTTTTCAATTATCTATACGCGAAGTCCCAAGGCGGAAAGTTCATCTTAAGAATCGAGGACACGGATCAAAACAGATCCACAGAAGATTCCTTCAAAATCATATTAGAATCTTTGAAATGGTTGGGAGTTCATTGGGACGAGGGTCCCGAGGTCGGTGGAGAATTCGGTCCTTACATTCAAAGTCAACGTCTCGGAATTTATAAGGAATACACCGAAAAACTTCTGAAGGAAAAAAAGGCCTATCGTTGTTTTTGTACTCAGGAAGAATTAGAGGCCAAAAAGAAACAAGCCGAAGCGATGGGAGTTCCGTACGTCTACGACGGTCTTCATGCGAACATGTCCGACGAAGAAGTGGAAGAAAAACTCAAACAAGGAATTCCGTATTCGGTTCGATTTAAAACTCCTTCCAAAACTCTCATCATCAACGATATCATTCAAGGCAAAGTAAAATTCGAAACCAAGTTGATCGGCGATTTTATCATCGTGAAGTCGGACGGTTTTCCGTCTTACAACTACGCGGTCGTAGTCGACGACGCGTTGATGAAGATCTCGCACGTCATCCGCGGAGTGGGACATCTTTCCAATACTCCGAGACAGATTTTGTTATACGAGGCGCTCGGCTACGAGGTTCCCGAGTTTGCGCACGCTTCCGAGATCGTAGGGATGGACGGTAAAAAACTTTCCAAACGTGCGGGTGCGACGTCGATCCTTGCGTTCCGTGATTTGGGTTATCTTCCCGAAACGTTTCGAAATTATATGGCGCTTCTCGGATGGACTTCTTCGGACGGACGAGAATTCTTACCCGGAGACGAACTCGAAAGAATCTTCGACGTTCATCGTTGTTCGAAATCGCCTTCGACATTCGACGTATTCAAAAAACCGAAAACAGAAGACGAGGTTGTGACGAACTTTTCTGACCTCGCTCAAATCGCGGAAGCGATGAACCCGAAATCCAAACTGAATTGGTTATCGAATCGAACGATCCGGGATTTGAATATATCCAAAGTATTAGAAAATCTTCTTCCTTTTCTCAAAGATAGAAACGATATTCCCGCAGACGTAAAAAATGTAAGTAACCCTGTACTTACTTCTATCGTCGAATCTGTTAGAGTATATCTGGACAACCTGACTCAGGCTCCCGATTACATCGCGGAATTCTTTGTTACCGATCTTAAGATTCAGTCGCCCGAAGCGGCCGGATTTATGAAAGACGGGGACGGACCCAAGGTGGTTCGAGAATTCTACGGAATGCTGAAGAATAGCGATCCGAAAACCGATGAGGACTATAAGAACTTAATGTCCAAAGTCGGTGAAACGACCGGCCAAAAAGGAAAAACACTCTATATGCCGATCCGGGCCACAACCACCGGAAAATCGGCTGGATTGGAGTTACCGATTCTATTTCCGCTTTTGGGGAAGGAAAAACTCCTACAGAGAATTGAAAAAACTGCCGGTGAAGCAGGAATTTCGTTGTCGTCCTGA
- a CDS encoding LIC_13346 family putative lipoprotein encodes MKTVFRHLQVFPFRFENIRISSFVLFLSLLLFHCGSIDEILWKVSKPVSENYASQIFFVSSPIVSPYYESSSFQTRYVIWKNRQGKEEMVQGILKYLELSGKTEQRERILFEVSEWIGPMEKNPNDPRRIQFSPKFIIKRSEVSNVKSLPDVLNFEPKKEVFEDVKKEFSVTDEGGLRETEETRIVPGIGILKWKHSLRGILVKIMQTEFVSANGTVTSSRDYDYDSLEYPPAIGLTGSIPILPLRKTETYVEYYCLDFPSEIDLSALRKKEGKKSVSFYDLIANKPFTTTANFKNYPIIRISNEKNQSP; translated from the coding sequence ATGAAAACCGTTTTCAGACATTTGCAAGTATTTCCGTTCCGATTCGAGAATATTAGAATTTCGAGTTTTGTACTCTTTCTTTCCCTCCTTTTGTTTCATTGCGGAAGCATCGACGAGATTCTATGGAAAGTTTCCAAACCCGTTTCCGAAAACTACGCTTCGCAAATTTTCTTCGTTTCGTCTCCGATCGTTTCTCCATACTACGAATCTTCCAGCTTTCAAACGCGTTACGTGATTTGGAAAAACCGCCAAGGTAAGGAGGAGATGGTTCAAGGAATTCTAAAATACTTGGAGTTATCCGGAAAGACCGAACAACGGGAAAGAATTCTTTTTGAAGTTTCGGAATGGATCGGACCTATGGAAAAAAATCCGAACGATCCGCGGAGAATTCAATTCTCCCCGAAATTTATTATAAAACGTTCCGAAGTTTCGAACGTAAAATCCCTGCCGGATGTTTTGAATTTCGAACCCAAAAAGGAAGTTTTCGAAGACGTTAAAAAAGAATTCTCCGTTACCGACGAAGGAGGTTTGAGAGAAACCGAAGAAACCAGAATCGTTCCCGGAATCGGAATTCTCAAATGGAAACACAGCTTGCGCGGAATTTTGGTGAAGATCATGCAAACCGAATTCGTATCCGCAAACGGAACCGTAACTTCTTCCCGAGATTACGATTACGATTCTCTCGAATATCCTCCGGCGATCGGATTGACCGGGTCGATACCGATTCTTCCTCTAAGAAAAACGGAAACCTATGTCGAATATTATTGTTTGGATTTTCCTTCCGAGATCGACTTATCCGCTCTTCGAAAGAAAGAAGGAAAAAAATCCGTTTCATTTTACGATCTGATCGCAAATAAACCATTTACCACAACGGCCAATTTCAAAAATTATCCTATCATAAGAATTTCCAACGAGAAGAACCAATCCCCATGA
- a CDS encoding DNA gyrase subunit A — translation MKNSNPPKSKESFPKRPFEDQVNDDQRKYSRYVCDSRAIPHEIDGLKPVQRRILWAMWNSDARNRYTKTVKVAGLAMGYHPHGDKSIQDALSQMAQDFTFANNIPLVSGEGTFGDVLDPSAIASPRYTEVKLSDFAKDLGFFESLPDIDYVKNYDETEEEPIHFVGKVPIVLLNNIQGIATGFRCFIPGHRLADIVKSQMNYLKTKKPLPLKPWYKDFGGEVKMAETETGNITMSTTFAFKWEGDVLYLTDSPMNWNREKVVSLLDDILERKDSWLKDYVDYSSQTFKIELQYKKGEKPTQKEIMALFNKEDVQTLAMNVITFDGKLKNFKPEEIIKRFCDFRKTHLIRRFKRLSGLEEEKIERNSELIRFIKEKWNEKVIGIKSKKDFEDKLKASKFKYFEWLSTIPVYRMTIDEVRKCEEAIVEAKTTLARYQGLVKEDKKLTDYMITELDELQNKWDKV, via the coding sequence ATGAAGAATTCCAATCCACCAAAATCAAAAGAATCGTTTCCAAAACGACCTTTTGAAGATCAAGTCAATGACGATCAGAGAAAATATTCTCGCTATGTATGTGATTCTCGTGCGATTCCGCACGAAATCGACGGTCTGAAACCCGTCCAGAGAAGAATTCTCTGGGCAATGTGGAACTCCGACGCAAGAAACCGTTATACAAAAACCGTAAAAGTCGCAGGTCTTGCGATGGGATATCACCCTCACGGCGATAAATCCATTCAGGATGCGCTTTCGCAAATGGCTCAAGACTTCACTTTTGCTAATAATATTCCCTTAGTTTCGGGAGAAGGAACCTTCGGAGACGTTTTGGATCCGAGTGCGATCGCTTCTCCCCGTTATACCGAAGTTAAATTGTCCGACTTTGCAAAAGATTTGGGATTCTTTGAAAGTTTACCGGACATCGACTACGTTAAGAACTACGACGAAACCGAAGAAGAACCGATTCACTTTGTCGGAAAAGTTCCGATCGTTCTTTTGAATAACATCCAAGGGATCGCGACCGGATTCCGTTGTTTTATTCCGGGCCACAGACTTGCGGACATCGTTAAGTCTCAGATGAATTATCTCAAAACCAAAAAACCTCTTCCGTTGAAACCTTGGTATAAGGACTTCGGTGGAGAAGTGAAGATGGCGGAAACGGAAACGGGCAATATCACGATGTCCACTACGTTCGCGTTCAAATGGGAAGGTGATGTTCTTTATCTTACCGATTCTCCGATGAACTGGAACCGCGAGAAAGTGGTTTCGCTGCTCGACGATATTTTAGAGAGAAAGGATTCCTGGTTAAAGGATTACGTGGATTATTCCAGCCAGACTTTCAAGATCGAACTTCAGTATAAGAAGGGAGAAAAGCCGACTCAAAAAGAAATCATGGCTCTCTTCAATAAGGAAGACGTTCAGACCTTAGCGATGAACGTGATCACCTTCGACGGTAAACTGAAGAATTTTAAACCCGAGGAAATCATCAAACGTTTCTGCGATTTCCGTAAAACGCATTTGATCCGAAGATTCAAACGTCTTTCCGGTTTGGAAGAGGAGAAGATCGAAAGAAACTCCGAACTGATCCGTTTTATTAAAGAGAAATGGAACGAGAAAGTGATCGGAATCAAATCCAAAAAGGACTTCGAAGACAAACTCAAGGCTTCCAAGTTCAAATACTTCGAGTGGTTGTCCACGATTCCCGTGTATAGAATGACGATCGACGAAGTCCGTAAATGCGAAGAAGCGATCGTAGAAGCAAAAACGACCCTGGCCCGTTATCAGGGATTGGTCAAAGAGGATAAAAAATTGACCGATTACATGATCACAGAGTTGGACGAACTTCAAAACAAATGGGATAAAGTATGA
- a CDS encoding toprim domain-containing protein: MSADKNKVKEKTSQERNFKKLSNVEHVRMRTGMWLGQNSASTFEQHFFRKNNEGKYEIVHEELEDVPAKLKCLDEACMNAVDEYRKNQKDKTIPEKDKMSKLIIQLSSDRKCVTITDNGRGIPAANAEGVYLHLMYGENFDDHVKQDHVAGQNGVGISLVRMVSNYFKVKTVNNGTSFKKLFTVHDDVKKQIRSYKLSKEDTDRVFLYFDEHGKFTDCNLLTKDQIDKLGPLLKKTNMQELIEKASKEEHGTTVEFELNPQYFNKLDISFNVDLMKQYLQDIAMTNPGLEVQFVFKGKKEKYKFKKGLDEIFSHSDLVYYKMDYSAPGSASQLHLETYLVIGQNKNLTWVNSIFAPQGGSAIEYLENRICDEVRKKSQITALEKKLKTSSTRNDVRNCFHMYVNARLLNPRFKSQDKSYLINDLNEDIRNAVDKHLEKFIKKTGLLEEIKLQMEKRTQLKAFEDAQKGLKKASRMNIPKLMPPTGKPGDPGRVLFVAEGDSAIAGLRPARNPKLHGLFPLRGKPLNCKGMSIAKAIANEELKNIVAIVGLPLDQKVKSIDELNYEKISIITDADFDGYAIRSLMLSFFYEYWPELFELGFIHISSAPLYEVDVKFGDKKKETVFCIDDKDYDELIKRVEKNGGEITRKKRNKGLGETGKEAMKFAVEECMTKITIGNKKEASKVQSLWFHKDFAEQRRDAISEYAMSVIED; this comes from the coding sequence ATGAGCGCCGATAAGAACAAAGTAAAAGAAAAAACGTCCCAAGAAAGAAATTTTAAAAAGTTATCCAACGTGGAACACGTTCGGATGAGAACCGGTATGTGGTTGGGACAAAACTCCGCTTCCACGTTCGAACAGCATTTCTTCCGCAAAAACAACGAAGGAAAATACGAAATCGTTCACGAGGAACTCGAAGACGTTCCCGCAAAACTGAAATGTTTGGACGAGGCTTGTATGAACGCGGTGGACGAATACCGCAAAAATCAAAAGGACAAAACGATTCCCGAAAAGGATAAGATGTCCAAGTTGATCATCCAACTTTCTTCCGATCGTAAATGTGTAACGATCACGGACAACGGACGCGGAATTCCGGCGGCCAACGCGGAAGGAGTTTATCTCCATTTGATGTATGGGGAGAATTTCGACGATCACGTAAAACAGGATCACGTCGCGGGTCAAAACGGAGTCGGGATTTCTCTCGTGAGAATGGTTTCCAACTACTTCAAAGTAAAAACCGTAAACAACGGAACTTCTTTCAAAAAACTTTTTACCGTTCACGACGACGTAAAAAAACAAATCCGTTCCTATAAACTTTCCAAGGAAGACACCGATCGTGTGTTTCTTTACTTCGACGAACACGGAAAGTTCACGGATTGTAATCTTCTTACCAAGGACCAGATCGACAAACTCGGACCTTTATTAAAGAAAACGAATATGCAGGAATTGATCGAAAAGGCTTCGAAAGAAGAACACGGAACCACCGTGGAATTCGAACTCAATCCTCAGTATTTCAACAAACTGGACATTTCGTTCAACGTGGATCTGATGAAACAGTATCTGCAGGACATCGCGATGACCAATCCGGGTCTGGAAGTTCAGTTCGTTTTTAAAGGAAAGAAGGAAAAGTATAAGTTTAAGAAAGGTCTGGACGAGATTTTTTCCCATTCCGATCTCGTTTACTACAAGATGGATTATTCCGCTCCGGGCTCCGCTTCTCAGTTGCATCTGGAAACTTACTTAGTCATCGGGCAAAATAAAAACCTGACTTGGGTGAATTCCATCTTCGCGCCGCAAGGCGGTTCGGCGATTGAATATCTGGAAAATAGAATCTGCGACGAGGTTCGTAAAAAAAGTCAGATCACAGCGCTTGAGAAAAAACTGAAAACAAGTTCGACTCGAAACGACGTAAGAAACTGTTTTCACATGTATGTCAACGCGAGACTTTTAAATCCTCGTTTTAAATCCCAGGATAAGTCTTATCTGATCAACGATTTGAACGAAGACATTCGTAACGCGGTCGATAAACATCTTGAAAAATTCATTAAGAAAACCGGACTTCTCGAAGAAATCAAACTTCAGATGGAAAAACGGACTCAGCTCAAAGCGTTTGAAGACGCGCAGAAAGGTCTTAAAAAAGCGAGCCGGATGAATATTCCTAAGCTTATGCCTCCGACCGGAAAACCGGGCGATCCCGGACGAGTGTTGTTCGTAGCGGAAGGGGATTCCGCGATCGCGGGTTTACGTCCTGCAAGAAATCCGAAACTGCACGGTCTGTTTCCTTTGCGCGGTAAACCTCTGAATTGCAAAGGAATGAGCATCGCAAAAGCCATCGCAAACGAAGAATTAAAAAACATCGTCGCGATCGTAGGTTTGCCTTTGGATCAAAAAGTGAAGTCGATCGACGAACTCAATTACGAAAAGATCAGCATCATCACGGATGCGGACTTCGACGGATATGCGATTCGTTCTTTGATGCTTTCCTTCTTTTACGAATATTGGCCCGAACTTTTCGAGTTGGGTTTTATTCATATTTCGAGCGCGCCCCTTTACGAAGTGGATGTGAAGTTCGGCGATAAGAAAAAGGAAACGGTATTCTGCATCGACGACAAGGATTACGATGAATTGATCAAACGCGTCGAAAAAAACGGCGGAGAAATTACTCGTAAAAAACGGAACAAAGGGCTCGGGGAAACCGGAAAAGAAGCTATGAAGTTCGCCGTCGAAGAATGTATGACCAAGATTACGATCGGGAACAAGAAAGAAGCTTCGAAAGTTCAAAGCCTTTGGTTCCACAAGGATTTTGCGGAACAAAGAAGGGACGCGATTTCCGAATACGCGATGAGCGTGATCGAGGATTGA
- a CDS encoding flavin monoamine oxidase family protein yields the protein MKLSRSEFIKLGILTATGISGLPGMKLSAQGTSSPQKTVIVLGGGISGLYASYLLGKTGIKVKLIEATDRLGGRIRTVTDGSGNFLDLGAEWIQAEHRTARSLIRELGLKTTDFEVQSDLFFGSYQKFGTWDISAKSQEILNKLVQMNSKINSTQQQELDRISFYNFLIYQGMTPEDLSILNFKYSLYYGDSLRSLSAQKVLSDLVNFPKYNTRLEGGMEALAKALVFSLENTETIFADPVVSVVQGEGRVSVTTASGKRIEGNACISTLPANQLTSIQWDPELDKEKKLSALRIRYSRIYKTFLMLREAPWSRENFSAYSDSAAGFIYDAGTKTNSEDKILGMISTGDRYDVLASSTDAMKVEYIRLALERLGQKKDLQVLRIQSSEVSQSKYVPSGIATFPPGSYGSIISLLKPMDRIFFAGEHTAEINGTVEGALTSAIRAVNQV from the coding sequence ATGAAACTAAGCAGATCGGAGTTTATCAAACTTGGAATTTTGACCGCTACGGGCATTTCCGGCCTTCCTGGAATGAAATTATCGGCTCAAGGGACTTCTTCCCCGCAAAAGACCGTGATCGTGCTGGGTGGAGGAATTTCCGGTCTTTACGCTTCTTACCTTTTGGGAAAAACGGGAATCAAGGTGAAACTCATCGAAGCCACCGATCGTTTGGGAGGAAGAATCCGCACGGTGACCGACGGAAGCGGAAACTTTTTGGATCTGGGAGCGGAATGGATTCAAGCGGAACATAGAACCGCGAGAAGTTTAATCCGAGAATTGGGATTGAAGACGACCGACTTCGAAGTTCAATCGGATTTGTTTTTCGGATCGTATCAGAAGTTCGGAACCTGGGACATATCCGCAAAATCCCAAGAGATTTTGAACAAACTCGTTCAGATGAATTCCAAAATCAATTCCACACAACAACAGGAATTGGATAGAATCAGTTTTTATAATTTTCTAATATACCAGGGGATGACTCCGGAAGATCTGAGCATATTGAACTTTAAATATTCCTTATATTACGGGGATTCTTTGCGTTCTTTATCCGCTCAAAAAGTTCTTTCGGATCTCGTCAACTTTCCGAAATACAATACACGTTTGGAAGGGGGAATGGAAGCGCTCGCAAAAGCTCTCGTATTCTCCTTGGAAAATACGGAAACGATTTTCGCAGATCCGGTCGTATCCGTAGTTCAAGGTGAAGGAAGGGTTTCCGTTACGACCGCTTCCGGAAAAAGAATCGAGGGAAACGCTTGTATTTCCACGCTTCCCGCAAACCAGCTAACGTCGATTCAGTGGGACCCGGAGTTGGACAAGGAAAAGAAATTGTCCGCGCTTAGAATCCGTTATTCCAGAATCTATAAGACTTTTCTAATGTTACGAGAAGCTCCTTGGTCGAGGGAGAATTTTTCGGCCTATTCGGATTCCGCCGCCGGTTTTATCTACGACGCGGGAACCAAGACGAACTCCGAAGATAAGATTTTAGGAATGATTTCCACCGGAGATCGATACGACGTATTGGCTTCTTCCACGGACGCTATGAAAGTGGAATATATTCGTCTCGCACTCGAACGTCTGGGACAAAAGAAAGATCTGCAGGTTTTGAGAATTCAAAGCAGTGAAGTTTCTCAATCTAAATATGTTCCATCGGGAATCGCGACGTTTCCACCGGGAAGTTACGGATCCATCATATCCCTTTTAAAACCGATGGATCGAATTTTCTTCGCGGGAGAACATACGGCCGAAATCAACGGGACCGTGGAAGGCGCGTTGACTTCGGCGATCCGCGCGGTGAATCAGGTTTGA